The following coding sequences are from one Granulicella arctica window:
- a CDS encoding protein-disulfide reductase DsbD family protein, with protein MTIRLRSAVLALLCALVALPFANAQMQEVGDGGPGPVKSQHLTAELVSLAPAIAPGGTQQVGLVITLEEKWHVYWLNAGDAGQPPKITWTLPAGITAGPMQFPIPSRLPNATLMDYGYEDTVAFPVQLTAAASVKPGPVHLDAQVHWLVCREVCIPGKAHLGLTLNVTPGATVGPMVGALGQSISLIPTPLPAGSTFSVKGGKTDLVLTLITGKSEDDAEFYPADQDQIVNAAEQDITALPNGVQLRIQRAPELTKLPDQLHGVFKLNDKVAYEVTGPVTPGEVAEAPGKLKPATAASGVTTITAIGLAFFGGIILNLMPCVFPVLFLKGLALVQSSGEERSRLRSHGLVYTLGILVSFWAIVGVLLILRAGGSQAGWGFQLQSPTFIALLAAGLFFFALSLAGQFDLGLSLTSVGGDLAKKQGYTGSFFTGVLATIVATPCTAPLMGAAIGFALAQPAGITFAVFTALGLGLATPYLALSFQPAWTRILPRPGAWMEILKQLTAVPLFATVIWLVWVYGRLYSSTTAAGAGADHLALLLCTLLLLAVAGWALGKWPAKAGSTLAAILLAVAGLAIPLYQPKDTTLVWTPYTQAALDQARASGNPVFIDFTAAWCLSCQVNERAVLKSADVQKQFSQHHVTLLRADWTQYDAEITKELASINRSGVPTYVIYPAAKDSAADVLPELLTKDLVLTALIKDTK; from the coding sequence ATGACTATTCGCCTCCGCTCCGCTGTGCTCGCCCTTCTTTGCGCTCTCGTCGCGCTTCCCTTCGCGAACGCCCAGATGCAGGAGGTGGGCGATGGTGGGCCTGGCCCCGTCAAATCCCAGCACCTCACGGCTGAGTTGGTCTCGCTTGCGCCCGCAATCGCTCCCGGCGGAACCCAGCAGGTCGGCCTCGTCATCACGCTTGAAGAAAAGTGGCACGTCTACTGGCTGAACGCCGGGGACGCCGGTCAGCCGCCGAAGATCACCTGGACCCTGCCCGCGGGCATCACCGCTGGGCCAATGCAGTTCCCGATCCCAAGCCGTCTGCCCAATGCCACCCTGATGGACTACGGCTACGAAGATACCGTGGCCTTCCCGGTCCAGCTTACGGCCGCCGCCTCCGTCAAACCCGGTCCCGTTCACCTCGACGCGCAGGTGCACTGGCTCGTCTGCCGCGAGGTCTGCATCCCCGGCAAGGCGCACCTTGGTCTCACCCTCAACGTCACGCCCGGCGCAACGGTCGGCCCGATGGTGGGCGCTCTTGGCCAGTCAATCAGCCTCATCCCGACGCCTCTGCCTGCGGGCTCCACCTTCTCCGTCAAGGGTGGCAAGACAGACCTCGTCCTTACGCTCATCACCGGCAAGAGCGAGGATGACGCGGAGTTCTATCCCGCCGATCAGGATCAGATCGTCAACGCCGCCGAACAGGACATCACCGCGCTCCCCAACGGCGTGCAGCTTCGCATCCAGCGCGCGCCGGAGCTGACCAAGCTCCCTGACCAGCTCCACGGCGTCTTCAAACTCAACGACAAGGTTGCCTACGAGGTCACTGGCCCAGTCACGCCGGGCGAAGTAGCCGAGGCTCCCGGCAAGCTGAAGCCCGCCACGGCGGCCTCCGGCGTCACCACCATCACCGCGATTGGCCTCGCCTTCTTCGGCGGCATCATCCTCAACCTGATGCCGTGCGTCTTCCCGGTCCTCTTCCTCAAGGGCCTCGCGCTCGTGCAGTCTTCTGGAGAAGAACGCAGCCGCCTGCGCAGCCATGGCCTCGTCTATACGCTCGGCATTCTCGTCTCGTTCTGGGCCATCGTCGGCGTGCTGCTCATCCTGCGCGCTGGTGGAAGCCAGGCAGGATGGGGCTTCCAGCTCCAGTCGCCTACCTTCATCGCGCTTCTGGCGGCGGGCCTCTTTTTCTTCGCACTCTCGCTCGCCGGACAGTTTGACCTCGGCCTGTCGCTTACCAGCGTAGGCGGCGACCTCGCGAAGAAGCAGGGCTATACGGGAAGCTTCTTCACCGGAGTTCTCGCCACCATCGTCGCCACACCCTGCACCGCGCCGTTGATGGGAGCGGCCATCGGGTTCGCCCTCGCGCAGCCCGCAGGCATCACCTTCGCCGTCTTCACCGCGCTCGGACTGGGCCTCGCCACACCGTACCTCGCCCTCAGCTTCCAGCCCGCGTGGACGCGCATCCTCCCTCGTCCGGGCGCATGGATGGAGATCCTGAAGCAGCTTACCGCCGTGCCACTCTTCGCCACGGTCATCTGGCTCGTCTGGGTTTACGGCCGCCTCTACTCCTCGACCACCGCAGCAGGTGCAGGCGCGGATCATCTCGCTCTCCTCCTCTGCACGCTGCTGCTCCTCGCCGTCGCCGGATGGGCGCTCGGCAAGTGGCCCGCCAAGGCCGGTAGCACCCTCGCCGCCATCCTTCTCGCTGTGGCCGGCCTCGCCATCCCGCTCTACCAGCCCAAGGACACCACCCTCGTCTGGACCCCCTACACGCAGGCCGCGCTCGACCAGGCCCGCGCCTCCGGTAACCCTGTCTTCATCGACTTCACCGCAGCGTGGTGCCTCTCCTGCCAGGTCAACGAGCGAGCCGTCTTGAAGTCAGCCGACGTCCAGAAGCAGTTCAGCCAGCATCACGTCACGCTGCTCCGCGCCGACTGGACCCAGTACGACGCCGAGATCACCAAAGAACTCGCCTCGATCAATCGCAGCGGTGTGCCCACCTACGTCATCTACCCCGCAGCCAAAGACAGCGCTGCCGACGTTCTCCCCGAACTCCTCACCAAAGACCTCGTCCTGACAGCCCTGATCAAAGACACGAAATGA
- a CDS encoding CoA-binding protein: MNEPEILRSMLSARTIAVVGLSDRPDRPSHYVSEYMQQHGYTIYPVNPALTEVLGEKSYASLSDLPVKPDLVNVFRVPSLIPGIVDEMLMLGLTDIWVQQGIVNREAAIHAEQGGIRVVMDRCIMVEHRNARLA, from the coding sequence ATGAATGAGCCAGAGATTCTTCGCTCCATGCTGAGTGCCCGCACCATTGCCGTCGTCGGACTCTCGGATCGGCCAGACCGTCCCAGCCACTACGTCTCCGAATACATGCAGCAGCACGGTTACACGATCTACCCGGTCAACCCCGCTCTTACCGAGGTACTCGGCGAGAAAAGCTACGCCTCGTTGAGCGATCTTCCCGTCAAGCCTGACCTCGTCAACGTCTTCCGCGTCCCCAGCCTTATCCCCGGCATCGTCGACGAGATGCTGATGCTCGGCCTGACAGACATCTGGGTCCAGCAGGGAATCGTGAACCGCGAAGCCGCCATCCACGCTGAGCAGGGTGGCATCCGCGTCGTGATGGATCGCTGCATCATGGTCGAGCATCGCAACGCGCGGCTCGCGTGA
- a CDS encoding beta-propeller domain-containing protein, with translation MAELIFVYLHPVFKTGVLLVAIGIASCGAAQMPATLPGRGLAQHDFLYAGESHNRRIFIVRDGKIVWSYDDPGGRGEISDAVMLSNGNILFAHQYGVTEITREKKVVWNYDAPDHHEVHTALPIGNERVLYIQNGEQPIIRVVNIVTGRTEKELPLAAKQPISVHGQFRHARLTPRGTLLVAHMDLNKVVEYDSNGKELWSFPASTPWGVTPLANGNALITDRSGTREVTHESKVLWSFSPADAGGYKIANPQQAWRLPNGNTVVDSWSNEWNPASGDGPGDVQAIEVTPAKEIVWVLREWTPPSNLGPATTLQFLDEPSAPEDVHFGPIH, from the coding sequence TTGGCCGAGCTGATCTTCGTGTACCTTCATCCTGTGTTCAAAACAGGCGTTCTTCTAGTAGCCATCGGCATAGCTTCGTGTGGTGCGGCTCAGATGCCCGCCACCCTTCCGGGCAGAGGCCTGGCCCAGCATGATTTTCTCTATGCGGGCGAGTCCCACAATCGCCGCATCTTCATCGTGCGTGATGGCAAGATCGTCTGGAGCTACGACGACCCGGGGGGCCGTGGCGAGATCAGCGATGCCGTCATGCTCTCGAACGGAAACATCCTCTTCGCCCATCAATATGGCGTGACCGAGATCACGCGGGAGAAGAAGGTCGTCTGGAACTATGACGCTCCCGACCACCACGAGGTGCATACCGCTCTGCCGATCGGCAACGAACGCGTCCTCTATATCCAGAACGGCGAGCAGCCTATCATCCGCGTCGTCAACATCGTGACGGGCAGGACGGAGAAGGAGTTGCCCCTGGCGGCGAAGCAGCCCATTAGTGTTCACGGTCAGTTCCGCCACGCGCGCCTGACCCCGCGAGGCACCCTGCTCGTCGCCCATATGGACCTGAACAAGGTGGTCGAATACGACTCCAATGGCAAGGAACTGTGGTCGTTCCCAGCCTCGACACCCTGGGGCGTGACGCCGCTCGCTAACGGAAACGCACTCATCACGGACCGCAGCGGCACCCGCGAGGTAACCCACGAGAGCAAGGTCCTCTGGAGCTTCAGCCCAGCCGATGCTGGCGGCTACAAGATCGCGAATCCCCAGCAGGCGTGGCGACTGCCGAATGGCAACACTGTCGTCGATAGCTGGTCGAATGAGTGGAACCCTGCGAGTGGTGACGGTCCGGGCGATGTACAGGCTATCGAGGTAACGCCCGCGAAGGAGATCGTCTGGGTGCTCCGCGAATGGACGCCCCCCTCGAACCTCGGCCCTGCAACAACGCTTCAGTTTCTCGACGAACCTTCCGCGCCGGAGGACGTCCATTTTGGTCCGATTCACTAG